A window of the Nocardia sp. NBC_01329 genome harbors these coding sequences:
- the glpK gene encoding glycerol kinase GlpK, whose protein sequence is MRYVAAIDQGTTSSRCILFDRQGQIAGVAQREHDQIFPKPGWVEHDPETLWRNTEFVLGAVLDEADITAADIAAVGATNQRETTVVWERDTGRPVHNAIVWQDTRTDRLCTELAGESGAARYAERTGLPLSTYFSGPKVRWILDTVPGARERAEAGELCFGTVDSWLLWKLTGRHITDVTNASRTLLMDLRTLAWDEQICAEIGVPVAMLPEIRSSSEIYAEIGAGPLAGVPVAGILGDQQAAMFGQACLAPGEAKNTYGTGNFMLLNTGTTPVFSEHGLLTTVCYRLGEDPPVYALEGSIAVTGALVQWFRDNLGIISAAPEIEDLARTVEDNGGAYIVPAFSGLFAPRWRPDARGVIAGLTRFVTKAHLARAILESTAFQTREVMDAMRADAEARSLDLEATALKVDGGMVGNDLLMQFQADILDLPVVRPLVNETTALGAAYAAGLAVGYWSGTDDIRANWTADKTWIPAMSATERETRLGDWNKAVERTYNWAE, encoded by the coding sequence ATGCGCTATGTGGCCGCCATCGACCAGGGCACGACCTCGAGCAGATGTATCTTGTTCGACCGGCAGGGACAGATCGCGGGCGTCGCCCAGCGCGAGCACGATCAGATCTTCCCGAAGCCCGGCTGGGTCGAGCACGACCCGGAAACGCTCTGGCGCAATACCGAATTCGTCCTCGGCGCAGTCCTGGACGAGGCGGATATCACCGCTGCCGATATCGCGGCGGTCGGGGCCACCAATCAACGTGAGACGACCGTCGTCTGGGAGCGCGACACCGGGCGGCCCGTGCACAACGCCATCGTCTGGCAGGACACCCGCACCGACCGCCTGTGCACCGAACTCGCCGGGGAGTCCGGCGCGGCGCGTTACGCCGAACGCACCGGACTACCGCTGTCCACCTACTTCTCCGGGCCGAAGGTCCGCTGGATCCTCGATACCGTGCCGGGTGCCCGGGAGCGCGCCGAGGCGGGCGAACTGTGTTTCGGCACCGTCGACAGCTGGCTGCTGTGGAAGCTCACCGGCCGGCACATCACCGACGTCACCAACGCCTCCCGCACCTTGTTGATGGATCTGCGGACGCTCGCCTGGGATGAGCAGATCTGCGCGGAGATCGGGGTACCCGTCGCGATGCTCCCGGAGATCCGCAGTTCGTCGGAGATCTACGCGGAGATCGGCGCGGGTCCGCTGGCGGGGGTGCCGGTCGCCGGAATCCTCGGCGATCAGCAGGCCGCGATGTTCGGCCAGGCGTGCCTGGCTCCGGGCGAGGCAAAGAACACCTACGGCACCGGCAACTTCATGCTGCTGAACACCGGCACCACCCCGGTCTTCAGCGAGCACGGACTGCTCACCACGGTCTGCTACCGGCTCGGCGAAGATCCGCCGGTGTACGCGCTGGAGGGGTCGATCGCGGTGACCGGCGCTCTGGTGCAGTGGTTCCGAGACAATCTCGGCATCATCTCCGCGGCGCCGGAGATCGAAGATCTCGCGCGCACGGTGGAGGACAACGGCGGCGCCTATATCGTGCCGGCGTTCTCCGGCCTGTTCGCCCCGCGCTGGCGGCCCGATGCCCGCGGGGTGATCGCCGGCCTCACTCGCTTCGTCACCAAAGCCCACCTCGCCCGCGCGATCCTGGAATCGACCGCGTTCCAGACCCGTGAGGTGATGGACGCCATGCGTGCCGATGCCGAAGCCCGGTCGTTGGATCTGGAGGCGACCGCGCTCAAGGTCGACGGCGGGATGGTGGGCAACGACCTGCTGATGCAGTTCCAGGCCGATATCCTCGATCTACCGGTCGTCCGCCCGCTGGTCAACGAGACCACGGCGCTCGGGGCCGCCTACGCGGCCGGGCTGGCGGTCGGATACTGGTCGGGCACCGACGATATCCGGGCCAACTGGACCGCGGACAAGACCTGGATTCCCGCCATGTCCGCCACCGAACGCGAAACCCGGCTCGGTGACTGGAACAAGGCGGTCGAACGGACCTACAACTGGGCGGAGTGA
- a CDS encoding aminotransferase-like domain-containing protein — MPHYEPPLAGKLAGLTSSAIRDLLKLTADPNIVSLAGGLPDAELMPGARIAAAAESALRGSATLQYTESPGWGPLREVLADRESDRLGRRVDIAEVFVTHGSQQALSLLAEVLLDPGALVVVEDPAYVGALQVFRAAGARIAAVPLDDEGLRVDLLAELIAGGERPAVVHTVSNFHNPGGVTMSPVRRQALAALAEEHGFWVIEDDPYGELWFDRPAPLPVASYSASVIRLSSASKIIAPTLRVGWMVAPERVCRAVELLKQGADLCGSALTQQIAAELLADSTWLAGHIETVRRVYAVRAEALVEAARDHFGDTLRCSAPSGGMFVWAEFTDGTDTTELLPHALDAGVAFVPGRAFAVSELYSNAMRMCFTTAAPEALAEAVTRLARAAEHRTPVHSAQL, encoded by the coding sequence ATGCCGCACTACGAACCGCCGCTGGCCGGCAAGCTGGCCGGCCTCACCAGCTCCGCTATCCGTGACCTGCTGAAACTCACCGCCGATCCGAATATCGTGAGCCTGGCCGGAGGTCTGCCCGACGCCGAACTCATGCCCGGTGCGCGGATCGCCGCCGCGGCCGAATCGGCACTGCGCGGCAGCGCCACACTCCAGTACACCGAGTCACCGGGGTGGGGTCCGCTGCGCGAAGTACTCGCCGACCGGGAATCGGACAGGCTGGGGCGCCGGGTCGATATCGCCGAGGTCTTCGTAACCCACGGTTCCCAGCAGGCACTGTCGTTGCTCGCGGAGGTACTGCTGGACCCGGGCGCGCTGGTGGTGGTCGAGGATCCGGCCTATGTCGGTGCGCTGCAGGTGTTCCGCGCCGCCGGAGCGCGGATCGCCGCGGTGCCGCTGGACGACGAGGGTCTACGGGTCGACCTGCTCGCGGAGTTGATCGCCGGCGGGGAACGGCCGGCTGTCGTGCACACCGTGAGCAATTTCCACAATCCGGGTGGCGTAACCATGAGCCCGGTACGCCGGCAGGCGCTGGCGGCGCTGGCCGAAGAGCACGGTTTCTGGGTGATCGAGGACGACCCGTACGGCGAACTGTGGTTCGACCGGCCCGCGCCCTTGCCGGTGGCCTCGTACTCGGCATCGGTGATCCGGCTGTCGTCGGCGTCGAAGATCATCGCGCCCACCCTGCGGGTGGGCTGGATGGTGGCTCCGGAACGGGTGTGCCGGGCCGTCGAACTGCTGAAACAAGGCGCCGACCTGTGCGGTTCGGCATTGACCCAGCAGATAGCCGCCGAACTACTCGCCGATTCCACCTGGCTCGCCGGTCATATCGAGACCGTCCGCAGGGTGTACGCGGTGCGCGCCGAGGCCCTGGTCGAGGCCGCGCGAGACCACTTCGGCGATACGTTGCGCTGTTCGGCGCCTTCCGGGGGCATGTTCGTCTGGGCGGAGTTCACCGACGGAACCGACACCACCGAACTACTGCCCCACGCGCTCGACGCCGGGGTCGCCTTCGTACCGGGGCGGGCCTTCGCGGTGAGCGAGCTCTATTCGAACGCTATGCGGATGTGTTTCACCACCGCTGCGCCGGAAGCGCTCGCCGAGGCGGTGACACGGCTGGCCCGCGCCGCCGAGCACCGGACGCCGGTTCACTCCGCCCAGTTGTAG
- a CDS encoding NAD(P)H-quinone dehydrogenase — translation MTRIAIIGGGPAGYEAALVAAQHGAQVVLIDSDGIGGACVLWDCVPSKTFIASTGVRTDLRRARNLGITLDPSQAAVRLPEVNERVKALALAQSSDIRSKLQAAGVRVLPGRGRLAGAGSGRATHRVVVSFPDSTEEVVEAEVVLLATGASPRVLPGAEPDGERILNWRQLYDLAELPETLVVVGSGVTGAEFVSAYTEMGVRVILVSSRDRVLPGEDADAALVLEDAFAERGVELVKHARADKVERTGDSVLVTLADGRTVSGSHALMTVGSIPNTGDLGLEQAGIELDRGGYLRVDRVSRTGVPGIYAAGDCTGLLPLASVAAMQGRIAMYHALGEGVSPIRLKTVASAVFTRPEIATVGVSQTAIDDGEVPARTVMLPLNTNPRAKMSGLRRGFVKIFCRPATGVVIGGVVVAPIASELIMPIALAVQNNLTVNDLAQTFSVYPSLTGSVMEAARQLMRHDDLG, via the coding sequence ATGACCCGCATTGCAATCATCGGTGGCGGACCGGCCGGTTACGAGGCAGCCCTGGTCGCGGCCCAGCACGGGGCGCAAGTGGTGCTGATCGATTCCGACGGTATCGGCGGGGCGTGTGTGCTCTGGGATTGCGTGCCGTCGAAAACCTTCATCGCCTCCACCGGTGTGCGGACCGATCTGCGGCGTGCCCGGAACCTGGGGATCACTCTCGATCCGAGTCAAGCGGCGGTGCGGTTGCCGGAGGTCAACGAGCGGGTGAAGGCGCTGGCGCTGGCGCAGTCCTCCGATATCCGGTCGAAGTTGCAGGCGGCGGGGGTTCGAGTGCTGCCGGGGCGGGGCCGGCTGGCGGGTGCGGGATCGGGCCGGGCGACACATCGGGTCGTGGTGTCGTTCCCTGACTCGACCGAAGAGGTCGTCGAAGCGGAGGTGGTGCTGCTCGCGACCGGCGCCTCGCCGCGGGTGCTGCCCGGTGCCGAGCCGGACGGGGAGCGGATCCTGAACTGGCGCCAGCTCTACGATCTGGCGGAGCTGCCGGAGACCTTGGTGGTGGTCGGTTCCGGTGTGACCGGCGCCGAATTCGTTTCCGCATATACGGAAATGGGTGTGCGGGTGATCCTGGTGTCCAGCCGGGACCGGGTACTGCCGGGTGAGGACGCCGATGCCGCGCTGGTCCTGGAGGACGCCTTCGCCGAACGCGGTGTGGAACTGGTGAAGCACGCCCGTGCCGACAAGGTGGAGCGTACGGGCGATTCGGTGCTGGTCACCCTGGCCGACGGCCGCACCGTTTCGGGATCGCATGCGCTGATGACCGTCGGCTCCATCCCGAACACCGGTGATCTCGGCCTGGAACAGGCCGGTATCGAACTCGATCGGGGCGGATACCTGCGGGTGGACCGGGTATCGCGGACCGGGGTGCCCGGTATCTACGCCGCGGGTGACTGCACGGGTTTGTTGCCGCTTGCGTCGGTGGCCGCGATGCAGGGCCGGATCGCCATGTATCACGCGCTGGGCGAGGGAGTCAGCCCGATCCGCCTCAAAACGGTGGCCTCGGCGGTGTTCACCCGCCCGGAGATCGCGACGGTGGGCGTGAGTCAGACCGCGATCGATGACGGTGAGGTTCCGGCGCGCACGGTGATGCTGCCGCTCAACACCAATCCGCGGGCGAAGATGTCGGGGTTGCGCCGCGGTTTCGTGAAGATCTTCTGCCGCCCGGCGACGGGGGTGGTGATCGGTGGTGTGGTGGTCGCGCCGATCGCTTCGGAGCTGATCATGCCGATCGCGCTCGCGGTGCAGAACAACTTGACGGTCAATGATCTGGCGCAGACTTTTTCGGTGTACCCGTCGCTCACCGGTTCGGTCATGGAGGCCGCCCGTCAACTCATGCGCCACGACGACTTGGGCTGA
- a CDS encoding gamma-glutamylcyclotransferase yields MPIYAAYGSNMDSTQMLERCPHSPMSGTGWLEGWRLTFSGDDIGWEGPLATVVEEPGSRVFVVLYDVSPEDEQRLDRWEGSDFGIHRKIRLRVSPSPGSGTDPILAWLYVLDAYEGGLPSARYIGVMADAAEKAGAPEEYVHALRTRNSRNVGPGNNFS; encoded by the coding sequence GTGCCGATCTACGCTGCCTACGGGTCCAATATGGATTCGACCCAGATGCTCGAGCGCTGTCCGCACTCCCCCATGTCCGGGACGGGCTGGCTGGAGGGCTGGCGCCTCACGTTCAGCGGGGACGATATCGGCTGGGAAGGTCCGCTCGCCACCGTCGTCGAAGAACCCGGCTCCAGGGTCTTCGTCGTGCTCTACGACGTCTCCCCGGAAGACGAGCAACGGCTCGACCGCTGGGAAGGCTCCGATTTCGGGATCCACCGCAAGATCCGGCTCCGCGTCTCGCCCAGTCCGGGCAGCGGCACCGACCCGATCCTCGCGTGGCTGTACGTCCTCGACGCGTACGAAGGTGGGCTGCCCTCGGCGCGATACATCGGCGTGATGGCCGATGCCGCCGAGAAGGCCGGCGCGCCCGAGGAATACGTCCACGCGTTGCGTACACGCAACAGCCGGAACGTGGGACCGGGAAACAACTTCAGCTGA